GAAACTTGAACGGCGTTAGATTTTCCTGATCCCTTAACACTGCCATTGTAAATAAACTCTCCATTTTTCTTCAATGACAGATTATAGCCTATTCGGGCCTGCACGCGATCCATGGCCATCAGTCCGATACCGAAGTTAACACTCAGCGGACTGGCACAAGGAGTCCAATCGGCGCCAGCAACTTCTTCCTTGCTCTTGTCCAACAGTATATTGAACTGCGGACCTGCATAAACAAAGACATTGAGCATAGCAAGGACATCACGACCATAGCGTACGTTCACAGGAACAGTCAGTTGGGAAGTACTGATTCGCGACTTTGTTGAGCCATCGGAATTATTAATATCAGTAAATTCTGCAGTGCGATAATCATACAATACACTTGCATCCAAACCCCATCCTGTGACAGGCATCACATAAACTATACTGGGACCTATATGTACACCTCTACTGTTTTGGGCATGCTCCTTAACGGAACTACTTATATCATAGTTCATATGGGTGATATTAAAACCAGCCGTCAAACCTAAATTCAGGCGTGGACTCAGATCTCTATTCAATTGAGCCTGTGCAGAGGGCACAATAGTCAGTAAAGAAAGGAAAAGTAAATACAGGTATCTTTTCATATGCAGTAAAAATTCTATTACCGACTGCAAAGATAAATAAAAAAAAGCAGGTATCCGCAAAAAGATACCTGCTTTTTATTGTATAATTATTACTTCTTAGAAGAAATAAGTCACTGAAACCTGCCAGGCATTGGCTTTTCCATCGCCCACAACGCTCTTTACAGCACCTGTAGTTGAATCAATCACATTGGCTTCACCGGTCTTACCCAAAGCAATATTATAATTGAACTTAGCCTGGAGATGGCCCAGCACCGTGGCACCGATACCCACATTGGCACTCAGGTTAGAGCTCTTCAACGTCCAGTTGTGAATTTCGTTTGAAGCCTCATCTACCGCCAGTGTTTTGTCTTTGCTGCCGAGGTTGAAGCCAAACTGAGGACCCGCAAAGGCGAAAACTTCAGCCATACTGCCCAGACCTATGCCATAACGCAAGTTGATGGGAATCTGAATAGAGCTTGACTTGATTTTAGTATCTCCATTTTCAGACGAGCGCTGGTCATAGACAGCAGCAGCATCGAAGCCAATGCCCACCACAGGAAGTGTAAACTTCACTGTAGGACCTACAAAGAATCCTGCATTGTCCTTAGCATTGTCTTTCATTTCACTTTCGCTATAAGACATTTTTGTCATGTTCAGACCTGCAGTAATACCATAGCTGAACTGGGCCTGCGAAGGAAGAGCCACCATCATGAGGGCTACAACCATTGAAGTAAAGATTTTTTTCATATCAATCATGATTTATTAAAAACGCGACAAATATAGCCATTTTTCTTTAAACCGCCTATATTTATGACCAATTTTTTACGATTAGTGTCTTTGACGGCGCACGCTCACTGAACCACCCGATGAACTGCTACGGCTGGATTTTGTCGATGACTTGGCTGGCTTAACTTTCTCTGCTTTCTGCCGGCGTCCTTTCTGAGCTTTCTTAGTCTCCTTGGAGTCGGCAGTCTGGTTTTCCAGAGAATCACGCTTCTCCTTGTCACCGAAGATAGTGTTACGGAATTTCTCCAGCTCGGCCTCAATACGCTTCTGTTCGGCTGTCAACTTGGTAGAGTCGTTACCGGCTACCTGTGCCAGCGTCTGTCCCAGCATATTGTTGGTCTTGTAGATTTTTCCTTTATAACGGTTCAGTGTGAAATAGTCGTCAAGACTCATCGTGGCAGCATTGTTCACATTGCTGGTCATCACGGTCTGGCGACTCAGGAACGGTTCTACATCACTGTACTTCACCCAGAAAAGTGGATATTTAGAGGCCTCACCGCCAAAATCGTCCTCACGCAGCATCACTGGACAGAATGCCAGCACCTTAACATGGAACGAAGAGTTGGCCTGGTCGTAATAGGCACTTTCTTTCAAATAGTACATCTTTACTTCCGATGATGGAATATCACTATTGTCAACCTTCAGTTTTCCGCCCTCTTCCTCATAGAAAATATGGTAGTTGTCGAGTATGGTCTTCATATCCACCTTGGCGGTAGCATCCAGCACCTCAGTGCCATCCAGACGATACTCATAGACAGGGATATAGCCATTCAACGCCAGTTTGAACACATAGGTAAAAAGATTCAAATGTTTGCCTACAGGCTCTACAGGATAGTACAAGCCAGAGTTTTCCTCTATATTGAGGTCCACCTCACGGTAGATATCGCGACGCCACACCACATCCTCAGGCATATCAAGAGCCGTGGGATACATGATGCGCATGCGCTCAGTCATTCCTCCCTGCGATTTTGAGGAAGTTTGCTGGGCAGACTTCGTGTTCTGCTGGATGCGACTCTTCTTCGGCTGTGCCGAGCAATGAGAGACTTGAGAATTGAAAATCGAGAATTGCAAACCAATGGTCAGTACCACCAGTCTGAGCATCCAATATCCTTTCATGTTCACTATCTGTTTCATATTATTTTTCGATTTACTTCACAATGATTTCCATTGATGTGGGCAATGTACGCTCAATACCATCAGGACCTATGGCCTTCACACGGGAAATATAGAATCGACGGTTGCGTGTCAGCTTACGGAATGTATCCTTCTGACGGGCAGTAAACTTAGCACCTTCGCCCACCATTGGAACAGCATTACCCATATTATCGTAGAACACCGTCTCGAACGAGAGCACACGGAAGCCGATGTCGAGAATACCATCATCGATAGCAGCACCAATACCGTCAATAGCCATAAGAGCCTGCTTGGCAAGTACGCCTCCCTTAAATCGAACGGGATTACCCTTGTCGTCTTTCATATCTATATAAGGTGTAGGATCGGGCAACTTACGCACACGGAAACTGAATTGTCCCATCTGCTGAGGACGACCGGTATTGGTCGAGATCACCGTGATAGTAGCATCCTGTCCGATCTTTGACGGACGGGCAATATACTTGCCGGGCCCCACTGGCTGCAATGTACCATTGGTCATCGTGGCCGAAATCTTGTTCAAAGGCACACCAGGCACCGACACGCTGATGGGGTTTGAATAGCCTGCATAAAGCATGTTCATCAAATCGGCAGAGACCGTAGCACTGGGATCGACAACGGTATATTTCTGTTCAAAATCACGACGAATCTTATCGCCGTTACCATTCACGGTCTCAATATGACCTGCCAGGGTAAAATCACCGGTACGCCCGCAAACAATCTCGTAGAGGTTGTCTTTCAGGTCCATCTTCTGATTGCCTATATACACATCAGGAATCTGGGTGGTATCAACGGCAGCCATCACAATATGGGCCGAGAACTTATCGCCACGTACAATCGTCTGCGAATTAGGAATCACGAAGGCCTCCAAGGCATTCACACGGATATCCTTCACGTCGATATTCTGCACCAGAGTGTGGAGCACCTCACCCTCAGCATAGCGCACATCATTCTGCAACTTCGACAGAAGGGTAACAGCAGCAGCAGCCGGCATAGCCTCAAACATATACTCCTGCCAGTTCTTGCCCAGTGTGAGTTCACCCTTTGGCACTTCAGTAGTCAGGTTGCTCTCAATGATTTTCTGCTGGGCAGTGTCAGGCACCATCTTCACCATTCGCTCACGGAACGAGTTGATAGCCAGTCGGAGTTCCTCGCCACGACCACGGCCAGGAGCCAGCATCACCTGATTGGCGGCCTCAAGGTCTTCCTTACTCTGAATATTTGAAGGATCGCCATGCTTGCCGTCAGCTTCACGGGCAATGGCCAGTTTCAGTTCAGCAGCGAAATCATACAGGGAGTCACTCATATGGCGCACCATCTGAGCCTTGTCGTACCATTCCTTCACTTTCTGAGGATTGGCCTTCATCTGCTGTTCGAAGTCCTCATATATAGCCATGTTCTCCTTGGCTGAGTTCTCGGTGGTACGGTTCAGGCTTTTCTCTACGATATCAAAGCCGTTGAGCACCTCGTTCGAGACATTCAGCGCCAGCATAGCCATCAACACCACATACATGAGGTTGATCATCTTCTGGCGAGGAGAAACGGGTCTTTTCTTAATTGCCATTTTCTCTGCCCCCTAAGTTAGGGGGATGGGGGTCTGAACAAGCGTTTATCAGACTCTTTTTAGTTATTATTTTCTTTAAAGGGATCTGCGCTTGTTCAGACCCCAATCCCCCACTATCCTAAGGGGCTCTTCGGCATATTGGTTGTCATGGCCTCAATCATGCGGGCATAGATGCGATTCAGCTCGGCTATCTGATCAGCCATCTTACGGGTCTGATCGTTGATTTCGTCAATCGTGCCAATCTGCTGACTTGCGCCCTTCAGCTGCATCTCATAGACCTTACAGATACCGGTGAGTGTACGGTTCAGATTTTCCATCTCCTCGCTGTCGCGAGTCAGGCGTTCGCTCTGTTCAGATACCTTCTGAAGTGTCTCAGTCAGTCTCTTCAACTGTTCCACATAACTCTCGGTAGCCTCTTCCATGCCCTCGGCATCCACATCAGGAAGTTCAGGCTGAGCCACGCCACCGACAACACCGCCAACGATTCCGCCAACGATTCCGCCGCCAGTAGTGCCGCCACCAAAGCTGATTGTACCATTTTCCTGACCAGTGGGTTGCATGTCGCTTGCCACGCCACTGCCGGCCACTCCACCACCAATCACGATGGTGCCGCCTCCGGCCACTGCTCCGTGGGCGAAGTTGTTTTCGCCGTTGGCCACGGTGTCTGTTTCATCATCATCCACCACATGTGTAGGCAAGTCCTTACCATCCTCTGTCTTATCGAACGGACGGTCAAAACCGGCTATAAAGAACACGAGTACCTCAGTTCCCATACCAAGGAACAGCATGAAGTTAGCTCCTGCCAAGTGAGTCAGTTTGAACAGGGCACCCAGGATAACGATAGACGCACCCCAGCTATAGGCATAGTTCATGAATGTCTGTCCGGGAACACTGTCAAGCCACTTCTGTAAGTGGTATATCACATTGAATTTACTATACTGTGTCATCTGGATAATTTTCGATTAACGGATTTTAGATTTAATGAATGGTCGAGCCGCCGAAATTATGACGAGCCTCAGCCCAGTTTACTTTTTTTTTGCTGATGTCTTCGCCGGTTTCACCTTTTCGCTACTTGTATTGGCAAGCGAGCGCACACAGCGGAAACCAATATAGCTTCGAGGCTGGTTTTGATACTCGCTGCTACGCCATGCAGCACGGATATAGCTCTCGGGATCTTTCCACGAACCGCCACGAACACTCTTCTTCTTCAGGCGATAGGGGTCTTCAATAGCGGCATTATACGACAGCTGAGGGTTAATATCGTTCATGGCGTCGATACCGGCCTCTGTATAAATGGTCGAAGTCCATTCGGCCACATTGCCAGCCATATCATAAAGTCCGTTGGAGTTGGCTGAGTAGATACCCACCTTTGAGGTAATCAGATTACCATCCTTGGTATAGTTACCGTTATCCGGTTTGAAGTTTGCATAGAAGCAGCCTTTTCCGCTGGCCACATCCTCATTGGCCCATGGAAATTCATTTTGGTCACGACCACGGGCTGCATACTCCCATTCGGCCTCCGTCGGCAGGCGATAGCGCTGAACATAACGGGCCTGCGGACCTAATCCTTTCAGTAAGTATTCAGTACGCCATGCACAGAAAGCATTGGCCTGTTCCCATGTGACACCCACCACAGGATAGTCGTTATATGCGGGATTAGAGAAATAGTTACGCATATACACCTCATTATCGGCGTTGGGGAAATCGTTCACCCAACAAGTGGTGTCAGGATAGATATTTACGATATAGGTATTCAGGAAATCCCAAGGACCAGACAGTGGGCGATTGATGGTCTGACGAACAATACGGCCTTCATCATCTACATAGGCAGTATCCTTGGAAATCATCACCTGTTCTTCGGCATTCACCTGAATGTCCGTATTCAGGTTACGCTCGGCAGGATTCAGACGATTGCGACGCTTGGCGGCCTCAACATAGTCATAAACCTCATAGCGATAGTTCATCTGACTATAGTCGAGCATTTTCTCGCCCGTCACAGGATTGGTCACATACACACTCTGGAGTGCGCGCAACTCGTCTTCGTTGGGCTTACGAGGCAAGGCCTTTTTCCAGTTCAGATAAGGCTTAATCGGATCACCGTTCTTGTCTTCTTCAATCTTGTAGGTCTCATCGCCGCCATAATTCGGGTCGGCCAATCGCTCACGGATGATGGAGTCGCGTACATAGTTCACGAACTGGCGATACTCCGAGTTGGTAATCTCCGTATCGTCCATCCAGAAGCCATCTACCGAAATGTCGCGAACAGGAATCTGACGTCCCCAAAGAGAGTCAGTGGACTGAGTACCCATCTGCAGGTGTCCACGCTTCACCAGTACCATTCCGTAAGGAGCAGGTTCTGAAAAAGCTCGTCCACCGGCACCAGTCAGTTCACCACCAGTAGATGCCGACTTGGACCCGAAGCAACTGGTGAGCAGCAGTACAAGGAGAAGCCCACCCAAGCCCTTACAAAGGAAGGAATGTTTAGTCACATTTTCTAAATCTCTTATTGTCATAAATAAATATGTTTCTTATTTAAAGAAGTATATTTTTAGAATTATTTTGTCTCGTCAAATTCCCTCAAAGGGTATTATCTGGTTTTACAGTAGTCTCACACTTTGGTGACGGTTTCGTCCTTTCTTGAAAAGGTTCAAATCGGTCTGATACCCGATGAGCAGTTCGTGGCTGCCATTACCAAGACTAATGCCATTGGTGTAGGCCTCGTAGCTGTAACCAATACTGATGCCGTGGAAGTCACCTCCTATGAACACCGTAACCGAATTAGTAGGACTGTAGCCCACACCTGCGTACATCCGGCGTTTCTCATACTGGTAGGTCAAGCGTGTGGTTATATCGGCCCTATAGCCAACCCCATCAGAACGACCCATCACAGACGGTTGTATTGAAAGAAACGGATTTCTCAATCGAATATTGCCTCCAGCAGTAAAATAATACGTTGGCGACACCTCCAGTTCGTTGGTTTCGCCCAGTTCTACAGTAGGATTCAGGGCATGCTGAACCGATGCTCCTACATACCATGTTTTATGATTATAGTACAATCCGGCGCCGAGGTCAAAGGCCGATCCAGTCATCTCTGAGGTGGAGAAGGCATTATCGCTGGCTACTTCCAAGTCCAGTTTCGAACCGTCAAAATTCTCACCCAGCATCGAGCCTTGCACGCCGATGTTCAGCACACCGCCAAAGAGTTTCTGCTTGTAGGCATATTGCAGCGTCAGACTATTGTGGGAGAAAAGACCAATCTTGTCGTTCATAAACCGCAAGCCCACTCCATGATACGCCCCAAAGAGATAGAAAGGCATATCAGCCGAAGCATACATGGTTTTCGGATTGTTCTCAAAACCTGTCATCGTGGTGTTATAAGCCACATTGACATTGATTTTCTCCTGTTTGCCCACAGCTGCGGGATTAAACGAAGTCTCCATCGCCCAGTAATGACTGAACGACGGATCGTACTGCGCACTAACTTTTACGGCAGCTAACGACAGTATTAACAGCAGAAAGCCTTTTCTTAACACAATTTACAAAACGTATTACTTTTCATTTTATTGTGCCAGCCCAATATTGGATAACAGATTAAGGAAAAAAAAGACCAATTTTGCCTATTTTTTACATGCTTAATCGGGCTCAAAACTCGCGCCAAATTCACCAAACGGAAAGTGGGTCGGAAATACGCGAGTTTTGAAGAGTTTGAACTATTTTTAGAACTGTCTGAATATCAAACAGTTGTACAAATATCGATATTCTTCTGATACACTTCTGTTGCAGAACTTCTATGATGCTGCAATGGTACTTCAGCTATACCGCAACTACCATTCAGCTATAATGCAACCACCATTCAGTTGCAATACAACCACCGTTCAGTTGCAGTATAGCGGACATTCAGTTACAGTGAAAAATAAGTGCTACTTCACCATAGTAGTTAAGTCAATCCCATCCTATCAATAAAAAGTGCGCCAAAACATGCATTTTTCCAAGAAAAAGCAGGAAAAAAGTGGCAAAATCGGTATTTTTTCGCTTCATTCTATGGGGTAAGCCCCCACAATGAGGGGGCAAAACAAAGGCTTCCCGTTCTAGATTGAGATTTTTATTTGTCTTGATTTTCGAAAAAAGTAAGAGGAAAAACAAGAACAAAAAAGATGGAAAAAGAGGAGAAAAAGAAGCTTGAATGACTCTTAAACAAAGCGGCCACTCGGGCCATGCGTGTTCAGTGTGTTCCTGCAGGGTGTTCAGAGTCGCTCGTAGCCGTTGAGTTTCTCCGCCCAGGAGTAGTGGCGCAGCACCATGTCGTAGCCCTTGCGGCCCATGTCGCGTCTCAGCTCGGGGGCGCGCATGATCCTGAGACAGGCATCGGCAAGGGCCTGTTCGCCGTCGCGGATGAGGCAGTTGTCGCCGTCGCGCAGTTCGGGTATGGCATGGGAGATGAGCGAGGTCATCACTACGGGTACGCCGCAACCCATGCCGACGAGGACTTTGTTCTGGATGCCCGCTGCCACGCGGATGGGGGCTACAAGGAGGCATGAGTCTTTGATGAAGCCTTCGAGGTCGTCGACAAAACCCGTGATGATGATGTCGTCGGAGGCAAGAGTCTGGATGTTGCCGGGAGGGAGAGACCCCACGATGTAGAATTTTGCCGAGGGGCGTTCCTTTTTGATGAGCGGGAACACCTCGTTGGCGAAGTAGATGGCTGCATCCTGATTCTGCATGGAGCGCATGTTGCCCATGAAGCAGATTTTGTCGGTGTTATAGTGTTCGGGCAACGCCTCGAGGATGCCCACGCCGTTGCTGTGCAGGGTGAGGGAAGTGGCGTTCGGCTCTTTGGCCTTCAGATAATCGATGTCGGCCTGAGACACGAGTACCACCTTGGGGAAACGGCGCGTGACCTGGAGCTCGTACCTGGCGATGAGGCGCTGCTCCAGCATGTAAACGTATTTCAGCAGACCGACGCCTTCGGCTTTGGAGGAGAGCAGGTAGGTCTTCGACAGTGCATCGGTCATTTCGACAATGGTCTGCTTTTCCAAATGCAACTCACTGAGATAAGGCACCATACGCAGCAGGTGGGGAATGTAAAGGTCGGGCTTCTCCGTCTGAATTACTTTCCGGAAGAGTTTGCGGTAGGCGTTAGATGAGTAGTAACCGCACTGAATGGGTTTTCCAAAGAGAAAGTTGAAAGCCCCGACAAAAAGCGACACTATTCTGTTGCGCTTTACGAAATAGACCTTGTCATAAAGCACCTTTGCCTGAGCCACAGGAGGCTTAGCCCCGTCGGATAAGGACACGAGAATAAGTTTATGCCCCTGATGTTTAAGGTAGCGTGCTATCTCGTTGATGCGCAGTGCGTCGCCGCCAAACTGCGGATAAGGAAATCGCGGAGTAAGTATGCAGATATTCATAGGTCGTTATTGTCGCAGGGTTTTATGCTGCAAATATAGCCATTTTCCTAAAAAAAACTGCATTATTTACAAAAAAAAGCAAAAAAACATGTAAATATGCGACTATTTTAAGACATTCGCTACAAGTAGCACACTGTGGTGGTAAGAGAAGCACGGAGTAAGTATGCGATCTTCATATTATACTATTTAACAATATGCATATTTGTAATATGAAGAGTAATAATGCTTTTGTCATTGGACATTTTCGACTGGTTATTGAAAAACATCCTCAAATGCTTTCACAGATGCTTCTTCAGAATAGAACTGTTCGTATATGCGTCGGGAGTAATTGTTGAAAAGTGGGATAGGAAATTGAATATATTTGTTCAGACAGTTTATAAATTCTTTTTCATTGTTACATCTTCCACCTACTTTCTCTGCATCAAGACTATACCCTTCAAATGCCTCATCTGTTCCGAGTATATTTTTACCATACATAAGAGATTCGCAGGTTTTTACCTTCATTCCGCTTCCTGTGAAGATAGGAAGTACTATGAAGTCGGCTTCCAGGAAATACGGTTGCATGTCGGGCACATCACTGACAATCTCGATGTCATTGAACAGAGTATTGTTCTCTTTTAGCTTTGCCATTCCTTTCCCTACTATTTTTAGCCGGATGTTTACATGTGGCAGGACATTCTTTACAAACCACTCGATTCCCTGTACGTTTGGTGAGATATAACTTCCTATAAAAAGACATAAGGGCAGTGTTGAGGTAATGGACTCCTTGTCAGGAACAATCTGTTGGCATTTATCTGCGAATGCGATAGGCACAATGATGTCGGCATCTCGTCCGTACATTTTATGGAGCATATCACTATCGCGCTGGTTTAGCGTCAGCACCCTGTCAGCATACTTGCAACAATACTCGTCATTCTGTGCTGCACAATTTATGATAACTTTTCTAATTGGCATACGTTTTGACAGCGTGTGCTCATAGTACAGACTTTCCACATTGTGAAAATGTGCAATTACAGTACCTTTGTAGTGGTTTGCTTTAAGCTCTTTTGCTATGACGCCGAAGAGACTGGTGCTAAGAAATACATAGTCGTAGTCGTTTGCCCTCTTTACAATGTCTTTTACTTTCCATGGTGTCATACCATTGTAGTACCCGAATGGGAATACAAGTGCAGAGAGAATAATGTTCCAAATGCTTCGTTTCTTGTTTTCATCGTGCAGATATATAGTATCTACATTTTCCTTTCCGAGTATATGCTGTGCCATGGTGAGGTTGCGCTGGTTTGCAATACCACCTCCTTCCAGTATTCCGTTGTATTTTTTGAATATAACAAACAAAGCCCGTTTCATGATGTCTTATTTATTGTTTATTGCCTTGTAAACAGCATCAAGCCATCCGTGTCCGAATTCCTGATCGGGTTCTACATAATTACCCTCTCCCCATTCGTTCCATGATTTCAGGATGACTATCTGATGTTCTGGCTCTTTATCCTTTATTAAAGAGAATGCCTGCATAATGTGTTGCTTAAACTTGTCAGGCGTTGCCCCAGTGTATATACCTGGAGTTTGGACCGTTCTATGATAGACCAGTCTTTCTGGTGCATGCAGGATATGAGTATGTCTATGGTCATGATTTCGTTGAGTATTCTTTATACATTTTTTTAAGCTCGTTTCTGAACCCTTTTAATTTGGCGAAGTCTGCTTCGTCCTGTCTGCCCAGCATCTTGCGTAGGTATGCTCTTACAAGCAGAGTTGTATTAATCTGGAGGTATGTCCGAAGTGTTGCCAATGGGGAAAGTCCCTTCTTCCGGTGATGGTAGAGATCAACTTCGAGAAGTTTTTTTTCGTAGTCAACAGTTAGTTGGCGATGCTCCATGGGGTGTAGGTAGTGCAGATGTTTGTCGAAACGGAAGTGGTAACCGAAACGCTTTGCCAATCGGTAGTGTATATCGTCTTCTTCACCATACATGAATACTTCTTCGTCGAACAGACCTGCAGCCTCGAACATTGATTTCCGGACAAAGAAACAAGAACCAGAGAAATACATCCAGCGCGGCAGGTACAAGTCCATGCGAGTGCATAGTCCTGTAAGCAGGGTGCGCAGATAACCGTTCATCATCGTGGTGCACCAAAATGAGTTGTTGCTGGCACTGGTGGGGGTGTTCATCATTTTCATGCCGTACATGATGAGTTCCTTATCCGCCATGAATGCTCCCAATGGTTTACGGAAGAATGGTTCAAGAAGGCGCACGTCGGGATTCATGATGAGGATGACGGGAGCTGTGGCGCGTCGGATGCCCACATTGTTGCCCTGTCCGTAACCGCCATTTTGTGTGTTCTCGATAAGGATGATGTCCTCGCCCCATTGCTGCTTTAGGCGCGCAAACATCGGCTCGGTCTCGTGGCTGCAGTTGTCCACGATGATGAGCTCGATATCCTCCTTGGGGATGTCGGCATAAGTTTGAATGGAATCCACGCAGTCGTAGATATCCTTCTCGGAGTTGTATGTGACTATGATTATGCTAACTTGCTTCATGGCTTTTCTTTCAGTTTATAAACTCTAATCCAATCAATATCCATGTATGCAGGGAAAGTCTCAGGTTCCACACCGCTTGCCCATGACTTGGGAGGATATGTCTGCATGTCCATCATAATATGTGACTCGATGCCGTAAGGAAACTGATTTTTGTATTCCTCCTTTTTCGGATAACGGAAAGTCTCTTTCCCGTTGACAGCGAAGATGAGCATATCGGGCAGAATCTCCACACTATAGATGTTGTACTTGTTGACTTTGATAGTAGGGGTGTGCTGTTGTTTCGGCTCGTACCAATTTTTCTGGTCTGCCAAAGTGTAGGCATTATGTGCTGTCTGATAAACGAAATCGTTTCGGTCCACGTATTCCAAGAGGTCAATTTCCGTATATTTGGGGTTAGGATTCTCCCAGAGTTTTCTGTCCTCCGGCATCGTCCAGACGGCGGGCCAAGTGCCGATGGCTCCATGCAGACGCACACGCACTTCTATCTTACCATAGGTGAAGGTGCGTTTGCCTTCGGAGGTGACGCCTCCAGTAAGAAATGTGGCGGTGTCATTGGGTAAGATGCCCTTATTGTGTCTTGCATACAGACGTAGGCGCCCTTTGCCCACTTCGTACATCCTGTCGTCCGGAGTTAGGTTGCACAGGCTGCGTGCAGTGGGCATGCGCTTCATCTTGCTCCATATGCTATCGTTGATGGTTTTGCCGTTGAATTCATCATGCCAACTGAGTTCGTACCAGTCGTTACGGTCGGCAGTTTTCTGGGAGCAGGAACACAGAGTGCAGAAAAACAGACTTGTTAGTATTATTACGAATTCTTTCATAAAAGCTCTTTTTGTCGTTTTACCATTTCTTGCTCCATACGGCGATACCACAACAGATAATTGAGAATGGGCAAACGCCTGGCAGGAGTAAGCGGCATAATCTTGCATAGGAAGTGAGTGAGACGCATCTGCCATCTGAATAAATTGCCCCACAAAGGAGATAAAGATTGTATCAAGGACGCAAGATGCAGATTGTAATCCTTATGGAATCCGGTGCGGGAAACCTTGACATAGAGAAACATGGCGCCGCGATAAAGTGCGTGGTCGTAGCGGTGTCTATAGCGCTGCTGAATAAGAGAATAAAAGCGTTTTGTGGCATAAAGATTGCTCTCGAAATGGGCCGCAGAGAGAATCTGCTTGGAGACAGAGCCTGTGCTGGCTGTGCGGTAGCCGTAGTCAGGGGCAAGGGTGGAATAGGCATAGTGCATACCACTTAGGATACATTCCAAATTGAATTGGGCGTCCTGAAGCGACAACAGATGTGTGTCCCAACTGATGCCGTATTTCAGAAGTGAAGTGCGTCGGTAGATATTGTTCCAAAC
The sequence above is a segment of the Prevotella sp. E9-3 genome. Coding sequences within it:
- a CDS encoding outer membrane beta-barrel protein: MKRYLYLLFLSLLTIVPSAQAQLNRDLSPRLNLGLTAGFNITHMNYDISSSVKEHAQNSRGVHIGPSIVYVMPVTGWGLDASVLYDYRTAEFTDINNSDGSTKSRISTSQLTVPVNVRYGRDVLAMLNVFVYAGPQFNILLDKSKEEVAGADWTPCASPLSVNFGIGLMAMDRVQARIGYNLSLKKNGEFIYNGSVKGSGKSNAVQVSVTYLF
- a CDS encoding porin family protein → MKKIFTSMVVALMMVALPSQAQFSYGITAGLNMTKMSYSESEMKDNAKDNAGFFVGPTVKFTLPVVGIGFDAAAVYDQRSSENGDTKIKSSSIQIPINLRYGIGLGSMAEVFAFAGPQFGFNLGSKDKTLAVDEASNEIHNWTLKSSNLSANVGIGATVLGHLQAKFNYNIALGKTGEANVIDSTTGAVKSVVGDGKANAWQVSVTYFF
- the gldN gene encoding gliding motility protein GldN, which codes for MKQIVNMKGYWMLRLVVLTIGLQFSIFNSQVSHCSAQPKKSRIQQNTKSAQQTSSKSQGGMTERMRIMYPTALDMPEDVVWRRDIYREVDLNIEENSGLYYPVEPVGKHLNLFTYVFKLALNGYIPVYEYRLDGTEVLDATAKVDMKTILDNYHIFYEEEGGKLKVDNSDIPSSEVKMYYLKESAYYDQANSSFHVKVLAFCPVMLREDDFGGEASKYPLFWVKYSDVEPFLSRQTVMTSNVNNAATMSLDDYFTLNRYKGKIYKTNNMLGQTLAQVAGNDSTKLTAEQKRIEAELEKFRNTIFGDKEKRDSLENQTADSKETKKAQKGRRQKAEKVKPAKSSTKSSRSSSSGGSVSVRRQRH
- the gldM gene encoding gliding motility protein GldM, with protein sequence MAIKKRPVSPRQKMINLMYVVLMAMLALNVSNEVLNGFDIVEKSLNRTTENSAKENMAIYEDFEQQMKANPQKVKEWYDKAQMVRHMSDSLYDFAAELKLAIAREADGKHGDPSNIQSKEDLEAANQVMLAPGRGRGEELRLAINSFRERMVKMVPDTAQQKIIESNLTTEVPKGELTLGKNWQEYMFEAMPAAAAVTLLSKLQNDVRYAEGEVLHTLVQNIDVKDIRVNALEAFVIPNSQTIVRGDKFSAHIVMAAVDTTQIPDVYIGNQKMDLKDNLYEIVCGRTGDFTLAGHIETVNGNGDKIRRDFEQKYTVVDPSATVSADLMNMLYAGYSNPISVSVPGVPLNKISATMTNGTLQPVGPGKYIARPSKIGQDATITVISTNTGRPQQMGQFSFRVRKLPDPTPYIDMKDDKGNPVRFKGGVLAKQALMAIDGIGAAIDDGILDIGFRVLSFETVFYDNMGNAVPMVGEGAKFTARQKDTFRKLTRNRRFYISRVKAIGPDGIERTLPTSMEIIVK
- the gldL gene encoding gliding motility protein GldL → MTQYSKFNVIYHLQKWLDSVPGQTFMNYAYSWGASIVILGALFKLTHLAGANFMLFLGMGTEVLVFFIAGFDRPFDKTEDGKDLPTHVVDDDETDTVANGENNFAHGAVAGGGTIVIGGGVAGSGVASDMQPTGQENGTISFGGGTTGGGIVGGIVGGVVGGVAQPELPDVDAEGMEEATESYVEQLKRLTETLQKVSEQSERLTRDSEEMENLNRTLTGICKVYEMQLKGASQQIGTIDEINDQTRKMADQIAELNRIYARMIEAMTTNMPKSPLG
- a CDS encoding SUMF1/EgtB/PvdO family nonheme iron enzyme; its protein translation is MTIRDLENVTKHSFLCKGLGGLLLVLLLTSCFGSKSASTGGELTGAGGRAFSEPAPYGMVLVKRGHLQMGTQSTDSLWGRQIPVRDISVDGFWMDDTEITNSEYRQFVNYVRDSIIRERLADPNYGGDETYKIEEDKNGDPIKPYLNWKKALPRKPNEDELRALQSVYVTNPVTGEKMLDYSQMNYRYEVYDYVEAAKRRNRLNPAERNLNTDIQVNAEEQVMISKDTAYVDDEGRIVRQTINRPLSGPWDFLNTYIVNIYPDTTCWVNDFPNADNEVYMRNYFSNPAYNDYPVVGVTWEQANAFCAWRTEYLLKGLGPQARYVQRYRLPTEAEWEYAARGRDQNEFPWANEDVASGKGCFYANFKPDNGNYTKDGNLITSKVGIYSANSNGLYDMAGNVAEWTSTIYTEAGIDAMNDINPQLSYNAAIEDPYRLKKKSVRGGSWKDPESYIRAAWRSSEYQNQPRSYIGFRCVRSLANTSSEKVKPAKTSAKKK